One genomic window of Canis aureus isolate CA01 chromosome 15, VMU_Caureus_v.1.0, whole genome shotgun sequence includes the following:
- the LOC144283928 gene encoding uncharacterized protein LOC144283928 codes for MMRGRVHRTIHGMSLLSSRYGCIADAWGNNDVVLQCWKLAMSFMMEIWLNYYGDDFHQFPEFPSLIKLLELLRQHMPGTDAHLRALRHLRQFRRLHAAEREAGALARGKHPEPTLECTPAPTVGPAAPWGLAAGAEGLACDEPPAGEAKPLQIVVTAALQEPPAPLGALEEEQAPPPALEAVDVPQPPPNSMEQLASGMEQPVEPPEEPAPAPTVEPGEGSGSEGIVAAGDEDLVKAEMLAPEVKVVHVLVEPMVPCPDEEEPPAPMATPEE; via the exons ATGATGAGAGGTCGCGTCCACAGGACGATTCATGGGATGTCCCTGCTCTCCTCTAGGTATGGGTGCATCGCAGATGCGTGGGGTAACAACGATGTGGTCCTGCAgtgctggaaact ggccatgtCCTTCATGATGGAAATATGGCTGAATTATTATGGGGACGACTTTCATCAgttcccagaatttccctcccttataaaactcctggaattgttaagacagcacatgccaggcacagatgcGCATCTCCGGGCCCTGCGTCACCTGAGGCAATTCAGACGCCTCCATGCAGCAGAgcgagaggctgggg CTTTGGCCCGAGGAAAACACCCTGAACCCACTCTGGAGTGCACCCCAGCTCCGAccgtggggcctgctgccccgtggggcctggctgctggggctgagggcttggcctgCGATGAGCCGCCTGCTGGGGAGGCaaagcccctgcagatagtggtcactgctgccctgcaggagccccctgcacccctgggagccctggaAGAGGAGCAGGCACCACCCCCTGCTCTCGAGGCCGTGGATGTGCCCCAGCCACCTCCTAACTCGATGGAGCAACTGGCCTCGGGGATGGAGCAACCTGTTGAACCACCCGaggagcccgccccagctccaaCTGTGGAGCCTGGGGAAGGTTCCGGGTCTGAAGGGATAGTGGCTGCTGGAGATGAGGACTTGGTCAAGGCAGAGATGCTGGCTCCTGAGGTGAAGGTGGTGCACGTGCTGGTCGAACCTATGGTTCCCTGCCCCGATGAGGAGGAGCCACCTGCTCCCATGGCCACCCCGGAAGAGTAG